In Actinomadura citrea, a single window of DNA contains:
- a CDS encoding PspC domain-containing protein gives MIEGMDMDKTTGRQLRRTHEGRMIAGVCSGAGRFLGVDPNLIRLGLGIFTIFGGAGIALYAIAWLLIPEEGARKSVAEDLFKKASDSPTVQDAVQKTKDAVNKNRTHA, from the coding sequence ATGATCGAGGGCATGGACATGGACAAGACCACGGGCAGGCAACTCCGCCGCACGCACGAGGGACGCATGATCGCCGGCGTGTGCTCCGGCGCCGGCCGGTTCCTCGGCGTCGACCCCAACCTCATCCGGCTCGGCCTGGGCATCTTCACGATCTTCGGCGGCGCCGGCATCGCGCTCTACGCGATCGCGTGGCTGCTCATCCCCGAGGAGGGCGCGCGCAAGTCGGTCGCCGAGGACCTGTTCAAGAAGGCGAGCGACTCGCCGACCGTCCAGGACGCGGTGCAGAAGACGAAGGACGCGGTCAACAAGAACCGCACCCACGCCTAG
- a CDS encoding DUF742 domain-containing protein, with protein MSSDRWLDADAGPVVRPYTVTRGRTRLRNDSLDLISVLEATGVPVSRRARLDPEHRRLLAICQRPITFADLASEVNLPVGVVRVLIDDLRDENVLRVLKPTPTGDVPDELVLRKLLNGLRAL; from the coding sequence GTGAGCAGTGACCGATGGCTCGACGCGGACGCGGGACCCGTCGTCCGCCCCTACACGGTCACGCGGGGCCGGACGCGGCTCCGCAACGACAGCCTCGACCTGATCTCCGTGCTGGAGGCGACCGGCGTGCCGGTCTCCCGGCGGGCGCGGCTCGACCCCGAGCACCGCAGGCTGCTGGCGATCTGCCAGCGGCCGATCACCTTCGCCGACCTGGCGTCCGAGGTCAACCTGCCCGTCGGCGTCGTGCGGGTCCTGATCGACGACCTGCGCGACGAGAATGTGCTCAGGGTGCTGAAACCGACTCCCACCGGCGACGTCCCGGACGAGCTCGTACTAAGGAAGTTGCTGAATGGACTACGTGCACTCTGA
- a CDS encoding metallopeptidase family protein, whose translation MIGVMELSREAFEDLVAEALDSVPPELTAHMRNVVIVVEDDAPERGLLGLYQGIPLTERGDWYGAVLPDHISIYRHEILRICDTAEDVVEEVRITVVHEIAHHFGIDDERLHELGY comes from the coding sequence ATGATCGGTGTGATGGAGTTGTCGCGAGAGGCGTTCGAGGACCTCGTGGCGGAGGCCCTCGACAGTGTGCCGCCCGAGCTGACCGCGCACATGCGCAATGTCGTCATCGTCGTCGAGGACGATGCGCCGGAGCGCGGCCTTCTCGGCCTGTACCAGGGCATCCCCCTCACCGAGCGGGGCGACTGGTACGGGGCCGTCCTGCCCGATCACATTTCGATCTACCGCCACGAGATCCTCCGGATATGCGACACCGCGGAGGACGTGGTGGAAGAAGTCCGGATAACAGTCGTACACGAGATCGCGCACCACTTCGGGATCGACGACGAGCGGCTGCACGAACTCGGATATTGA
- a CDS encoding cytochrome P450 family protein yields the protein MEFPGGVAAYLALTHDAVKEILAGDNKTFLRDPEHWPALHDGTIPEDWPLRAIVQGGHLSTKDGADHRRLRGLVGKAFTPARVQALEPRVQQIVDTLLDDVAAAGDGVDLVPAFTEALPMWVICELFGVPADDRSRMRNWTATLLAHTTPPEEAFATQNALQAYLHDLVERKRRNSGDDLTSGLVQASDEGDRLTTEELVGVLWLMLVAGHETTVHLLGHAIVALAQNPDQFELAKAEDRWDDVVEETLRYRHSVMMTSFRFTAQDVTVAGVHIPKGQAVGVVYQASGIDPAEHGASADRFDITREQNARLGFGHGPRYCIGASLARLEGRLALATLYRRFPDLSLGIDPGDIPYSPSFFTVGPLSLPVALGTPKA from the coding sequence GTGGAATTCCCCGGTGGCGTCGCCGCGTACCTGGCACTGACCCACGACGCGGTAAAGGAGATCCTCGCCGGAGACAACAAGACCTTCCTGCGGGATCCCGAACACTGGCCCGCCCTGCACGACGGAACGATCCCTGAGGACTGGCCGCTGCGCGCCATCGTCCAGGGGGGTCACCTGTCCACCAAGGACGGCGCCGACCACAGGCGCCTGCGCGGCCTGGTCGGAAAGGCGTTCACTCCCGCGCGGGTCCAGGCGCTGGAGCCGCGCGTCCAGCAGATCGTGGACACCCTGCTCGACGACGTGGCGGCCGCCGGCGACGGCGTCGACCTGGTTCCCGCCTTCACCGAGGCGCTCCCGATGTGGGTGATCTGCGAACTGTTCGGCGTCCCCGCCGATGACCGGTCCCGTATGCGGAACTGGACCGCCACCCTGCTGGCGCACACGACGCCGCCGGAGGAGGCCTTCGCGACCCAGAACGCTCTTCAGGCCTACTTGCACGACCTGGTGGAACGCAAGCGGCGGAACTCCGGCGACGACCTCACCTCCGGCCTGGTGCAGGCCAGTGACGAGGGCGACCGGCTCACCACCGAGGAACTGGTCGGCGTGCTGTGGCTGATGCTCGTCGCCGGTCACGAGACCACCGTCCATCTGCTCGGCCATGCCATCGTGGCGCTCGCCCAGAACCCCGACCAGTTCGAACTGGCCAAGGCCGAGGACCGGTGGGACGACGTGGTCGAGGAGACCCTTCGCTACCGCCATTCGGTCATGATGACCAGCTTCCGCTTCACGGCGCAGGATGTGACCGTCGCCGGAGTGCACATCCCCAAGGGCCAGGCGGTCGGCGTCGTCTACCAGGCGAGCGGCATCGACCCGGCTGAGCACGGCGCGAGCGCGGACCGGTTCGACATCACCCGGGAGCAGAACGCGCGCCTCGGCTTCGGCCACGGCCCCCGGTACTGCATCGGCGCCTCGCTGGCCCGCCTGGAGGGCCGGCTGGCACTCGCCACGCTGTACCGGCGGTTCCCCGACCTCAGCCTCGGCATCGACCCCGGCGACATCCCCTACTCCCCGTCCTTCTTCACCGTCGGGCCGCTCTCCCTCCCCGTCGCCCTCGGCACTCCGAAGGCCTGA
- a CDS encoding GTP-binding protein, with protein MDYVHSDTAVHEPGAAGTGGGQLTAAKILIAGGFGVGKTTMVGSISEIRPLRTEEILTDRSVGVDNTTGVDGKTSTTVAMDFGRITLPDDLVLYLFGTPGQQRFWFMWDELVLGAVGAVVLADVRRLADCFGAVDYFEDRRTPFMVAVNCFEGAERKDPEDVRIALDLDEDVPLVLCDVRSRESAKLVLITMVQHVLARTVSQR; from the coding sequence ATGGACTACGTGCACTCTGACACCGCCGTCCACGAGCCGGGCGCTGCCGGCACCGGCGGCGGTCAGCTGACCGCCGCGAAGATCCTCATCGCCGGCGGGTTCGGGGTCGGCAAGACGACCATGGTGGGGTCGATCAGCGAGATCCGCCCGCTGCGCACCGAGGAGATCCTCACCGACCGGAGCGTGGGCGTCGACAACACCACGGGCGTCGACGGCAAGACCAGTACCACCGTGGCCATGGACTTCGGCCGGATCACGCTCCCCGACGACCTGGTGCTGTACCTGTTCGGGACGCCGGGCCAGCAGCGGTTCTGGTTCATGTGGGACGAACTGGTGCTGGGCGCCGTCGGCGCGGTGGTGCTCGCCGACGTGCGCCGCCTCGCCGACTGCTTCGGCGCCGTCGACTACTTCGAGGACCGCCGCACCCCCTTCATGGTCGCGGTGAACTGCTTCGAGGGCGCCGAGCGCAAGGACCCCGAGGACGTGCGGATCGCGCTGGACCTGGACGAGGACGTGCCGCTGGTGCTGTGCGACGTGCGAAGCCGGGAGTCGGCCAAGCTGGTGCTGATCACCATGGTCCAGCACGTCCTCGCCAGGACCGTGTCCCAGCGCTGA
- a CDS encoding metallophosphoesterase family protein has product MPKVRAASTQAFAALRAQAARARAACSPVTRRARPVLGSRWTRFSLVVIVGLAGGYLGLLAGGSYVTPVGPADVQLTLHPSLHGGTTLKLPPLGALQLDTHGGPVALEARLTDLRPDQAKKLIEDETELDRLTDQIAGQLRHGLAELLLRAVLIGLATSFVASLALFRSWRRALLGLGSAAAGLVAVTLITWGTFNPQSIAEPRYTGLLANAPQVVGDARSIVERFSAYRAQLARLVGNISELYATTSTLPTYEPDPSTIRVLHVSDIHLNPAAWNVIKSVSTQFKVDVIVDSGDLMDHGSKPEDKFADEISGLKVPYVYVRGNHDSKETQKAVEREKNAIVLDGATREVAGLRIYGLGDPRFTPDKSTRDDYVGADQLRAEGLRHADELRKSGKLPDLVLTHDPTEGEGFSGVAPMVLAGHAHARSTRLLPTGTRLFVQGSTGGAGLRGLEHEEPTPIELSVLYFSRASHRLQGWDDLRLGGLGLTSAQIERHLEPAPDRAVTPQPPAASPPASPTSPFPSEFPSDWPSRTPSPTTTPSRTPSPG; this is encoded by the coding sequence GTGCCCAAGGTCCGCGCCGCGTCGACCCAGGCCTTCGCGGCCCTGCGCGCGCAGGCCGCGCGCGCCCGCGCCGCCTGCTCGCCCGTCACCCGCCGCGCCCGGCCCGTCCTCGGCAGCCGCTGGACGCGGTTCTCCCTCGTCGTCATCGTCGGGCTCGCCGGAGGCTACCTCGGCCTCCTCGCCGGCGGCAGCTACGTCACCCCCGTCGGCCCCGCCGACGTGCAGCTCACCCTCCACCCGTCCCTCCACGGGGGGACGACCCTGAAGCTGCCCCCGCTCGGCGCCCTCCAGCTCGACACCCACGGGGGCCCCGTCGCCCTGGAGGCCCGCCTCACCGACCTGCGTCCCGACCAGGCCAAGAAGCTGATCGAGGACGAGACCGAGCTCGACCGCCTCACCGACCAGATCGCCGGCCAGCTCCGGCACGGCCTGGCCGAGCTCCTCCTGCGCGCCGTCCTCATCGGCCTGGCCACGAGCTTCGTCGCGTCCCTCGCCCTCTTCCGCTCCTGGCGGCGCGCCCTGCTCGGCCTCGGCTCCGCCGCCGCCGGCCTCGTCGCCGTCACCCTCATCACCTGGGGGACGTTCAATCCCCAGTCCATCGCCGAGCCCCGCTACACCGGCCTGCTCGCCAACGCCCCCCAGGTCGTCGGCGACGCACGCAGCATCGTCGAGCGCTTCTCCGCCTACCGCGCCCAGCTCGCCCGGCTCGTCGGCAACATCTCCGAGCTGTACGCCACCACCTCCACCCTCCCCACCTACGAGCCCGACCCCTCCACCATCCGCGTCCTGCACGTCTCCGACATCCACCTCAACCCCGCCGCCTGGAACGTGATCAAGTCCGTCAGCACGCAGTTCAAGGTCGACGTCATCGTCGACAGCGGCGACCTGATGGACCACGGCAGCAAGCCCGAGGACAAGTTCGCCGACGAGATCTCCGGCCTGAAGGTCCCCTACGTCTACGTCCGCGGCAACCACGACTCCAAGGAGACCCAGAAGGCCGTCGAGCGGGAGAAGAACGCCATCGTCCTGGACGGCGCGACCCGCGAGGTCGCGGGCCTGCGCATCTACGGCCTCGGCGATCCCCGCTTCACCCCCGACAAGAGCACCCGCGACGACTACGTCGGCGCCGACCAGCTCCGCGCCGAGGGCCTCCGCCACGCCGACGAACTCCGCAAGTCGGGCAAGCTCCCCGACCTCGTCCTCACCCACGACCCCACCGAGGGCGAGGGATTCTCCGGCGTCGCCCCCATGGTCCTCGCCGGCCACGCCCACGCCCGCTCGACCAGGCTCCTGCCCACCGGCACCCGCCTCTTCGTCCAGGGCTCCACCGGCGGCGCCGGCCTCCGCGGCCTCGAACACGAGGAGCCCACCCCCATCGAGCTGTCCGTCCTCTACTTCAGCCGCGCCAGCCACCGCCTCCAGGGCTGGGACGACCTCCGCCTCGGCGGCCTCGGCCTCACCTCCGCCCAGATCGAACGCCACCTCGAACCCGCCCCGGACCGCGCCGTCACGCCCCAGCCCCCGGCCGCGTCCCCACCCGCGTCCCCGACGTCCCCGTTCCCCTCGGAGTTCCCGTCCGACTGGCCGTCCCGCACCCCGTCCCCCACCACCACCCCGTCCCGCACCCCCTCTCCGGGGTAA
- a CDS encoding acyl-CoA dehydrogenase family protein, which produces MDVLRVDDRLTGEERMVRDTVRAFVAEKVTPHLATWFEDGTFPARELAPELGKLGLLGMHLEGYGCAGTSAVAYGVACRELEAADSGLRSFVSVQGSLAMAAIHKYGSEDQKSAWLPRMAAGEAIGCFGLTEPDRGSDPGDLLTRATRDGADWVLDGAKMWITNGSIADVAVVWARTDDGIRGFLVPEGTPGFTTSDIHRKLSLRASVTSELVLDGVRLPESAMLPGVKGLKGPLGCLSEARYGILWGAVGAGRSCYEAAVDYAKTREQFGKPIGSFQLTQEKLAWMEVALGQAGLVALHIGRLKDEGNVTPQQVSFGKLANVRAALDVAREARTVLGANGITLEYPVIRHMNNLESVLTYEGTQEVHLLTLGKAVTGLDAFR; this is translated from the coding sequence ATGGACGTGCTGCGCGTAGACGACCGCCTCACCGGCGAGGAGCGGATGGTCCGCGACACCGTGCGCGCCTTCGTGGCGGAGAAGGTGACGCCCCACCTGGCGACCTGGTTCGAGGACGGGACGTTCCCCGCGCGCGAGCTGGCGCCCGAACTCGGCAAGCTGGGCCTGCTCGGCATGCACCTGGAGGGCTACGGCTGCGCCGGGACGAGCGCCGTCGCCTACGGGGTGGCGTGCCGGGAGCTGGAGGCGGCCGACTCGGGGCTGCGCAGCTTCGTGTCCGTCCAGGGCTCGCTGGCGATGGCGGCGATCCACAAGTACGGGTCGGAGGACCAGAAGAGCGCGTGGCTGCCGAGGATGGCCGCCGGGGAGGCGATCGGCTGCTTCGGGCTGACCGAGCCCGACCGCGGCTCCGACCCCGGCGACCTGCTCACCCGCGCCACGCGGGACGGCGCCGACTGGGTGCTGGACGGCGCCAAGATGTGGATCACCAACGGGTCGATCGCCGACGTCGCGGTGGTGTGGGCGCGCACCGACGACGGGATCCGCGGCTTCCTCGTCCCCGAGGGCACCCCGGGGTTCACGACGAGCGACATCCACCGGAAGCTGTCGCTGCGGGCGTCGGTCACCTCCGAGCTGGTGCTGGACGGTGTGCGGCTGCCCGAGTCGGCGATGCTGCCCGGCGTGAAGGGCCTGAAGGGCCCGCTCGGCTGCCTCTCGGAGGCCCGGTACGGGATCCTGTGGGGCGCCGTCGGGGCCGGGCGGTCCTGCTACGAGGCGGCCGTCGACTACGCCAAGACCCGCGAGCAGTTCGGCAAGCCGATCGGGTCGTTCCAGCTCACGCAGGAGAAGCTCGCCTGGATGGAGGTCGCCCTCGGGCAGGCGGGGCTCGTCGCCCTGCACATCGGGCGGCTCAAGGACGAGGGGAACGTGACCCCGCAGCAGGTCTCGTTCGGCAAGCTCGCGAACGTCCGCGCCGCGCTGGACGTCGCCCGCGAGGCCCGGACCGTCCTCGGCGCCAACGGGATCACGCTCGAATACCCGGTCATCCGGCACATGAACAACCTGGAGAGCGTCCTGACCTACGAGGGCACACAGGAGGTTCACCTGCTGACCCTGGGGAAGGCCGTCACCGGGCTGGACGCCTTCCGTTAA
- a CDS encoding roadblock/LC7 domain-containing protein has translation MEPAITSEDVRRLLDRLVGGAELVGGAVLLSRDGLVVACSSGLGREDSEHLAALVAGVQGLARGACRRFDGGELMQSVIEMDSMLVFMVSAGEQACLAVLSSPDADAGAVVYAMTELAEGLAERPPVIPRLSGSSVR, from the coding sequence ATGGAACCTGCGATCACGTCCGAGGACGTGCGCCGGCTCCTCGACCGCCTGGTCGGCGGCGCGGAGCTGGTGGGCGGTGCGGTCCTGCTGTCCAGAGACGGGCTGGTCGTGGCCTGCTCCTCCGGCCTCGGCCGGGAGGACTCCGAGCATCTGGCGGCACTCGTGGCGGGCGTGCAGGGGCTCGCCCGCGGCGCGTGCCGGCGGTTCGACGGCGGTGAGTTGATGCAGAGCGTCATCGAGATGGACTCGATGCTGGTGTTCATGGTGTCGGCCGGGGAGCAGGCGTGCCTCGCCGTGCTGAGCTCCCCGGACGCGGACGCGGGTGCGGTCGTGTACGCGATGACCGAACTCGCCGAGGGACTCGCCGAGCGGCCGCCGGTCATTCCCCGGCTGTCGGGGTCGAGCGTTAGGTGA
- a CDS encoding nitrate- and nitrite sensing domain-containing protein: protein MKGSRRRRSIRFSLFGLIIIPMISLVTLWAFAAQSTASEAINQRNLDTTNEIYGGAAQPLLVTLAQERQESVVWLSRNTLLPRTSMDAVRTKMDGTIVQMNKAVRSDEFQATLTGPMKQRLSVLMGKLNRIKVLRSQVDSRAMTRLEAFNAYNDVLEAHFQYINVLVAGDGLQQSYHLANMSRAIELLGREVALVGGVLSDGGRMTAGEHAAISKLVYERRFLETSSLSQLKRATADPFRQALSSPAVTSFTAVEDGILATPPGARLQVSPAMWKDAAGASIGAVDGALGKSRALGAEDAKKTSDETLLRLAVIGAVGLVAIVLTALLMLRFGRRISRDLLGLQRTARALAEERLPDVVRRLSRGHEVDVAAEAPPLEVGRTAEVFNVAAAFSSVQRTAVQAAVGQAELRAAVNQVFQNLARRNQSLLHRQLAMLDTLERKASDPDALADLFAIDHLTTRMRRHAEGLIILSGAAPGRGWRHPVGILDVLRGAIGEIEDYARVEVVSTAEEAIIGSAVADIIHLLAELIENSTVLSPPNTPVEIDAGLVGQGFVVEIQDRGLGMSPDKLAAVNEQLGREPEFDLTNGDQLGLFVVGTLAHRHGIKVALEPNSYGGLKTIVLLPRSLVVSADRAGRADDTGTRQAGVPATAPAGTVPDGTVPPAASDPRDNIGRDTQEYAMDSVGRHRVGRTETRGDQDPFGMPPPPEPPGTAAPPPAEQPAQTAPTTANTHAGMPRRVRRANLAPQLLDAASPAQEEKKPSGQDARSPERARSVMASMQSGWRRGRAEPPPAPPGGRNDEGER, encoded by the coding sequence GTGAAGGGCTCGCGCCGCAGGCGCTCGATCCGGTTCTCGCTCTTCGGCCTGATCATCATCCCGATGATCTCCCTGGTCACGCTGTGGGCCTTCGCGGCGCAGAGCACCGCGTCCGAAGCCATCAACCAGCGCAACCTCGACACCACCAACGAGATCTACGGCGGCGCCGCGCAGCCGTTGCTGGTGACCCTGGCCCAGGAACGGCAGGAGTCGGTCGTCTGGCTGAGCCGCAACACCCTCCTGCCGCGCACGTCGATGGACGCCGTCCGCACGAAGATGGACGGCACGATCGTGCAGATGAACAAGGCCGTGCGCTCGGACGAGTTCCAGGCCACCCTGACCGGCCCGATGAAGCAGCGGCTCTCGGTGCTGATGGGGAAGCTCAACCGGATCAAGGTTCTCCGGAGCCAGGTCGACTCCCGCGCCATGACGAGGCTGGAGGCGTTCAACGCCTACAACGACGTCCTCGAAGCGCACTTCCAGTACATCAACGTGCTGGTCGCCGGCGACGGCCTCCAGCAGTCGTACCACCTGGCCAACATGTCGCGCGCCATCGAGCTGCTCGGGCGCGAGGTGGCGCTGGTGGGCGGCGTGCTCAGCGACGGCGGCCGGATGACCGCCGGCGAGCACGCCGCGATCAGCAAGCTCGTGTACGAGCGGCGGTTCCTTGAGACTTCGAGCCTCTCCCAGCTCAAGCGGGCCACCGCCGATCCCTTCCGGCAGGCGCTGTCGTCCCCCGCCGTGACGTCCTTCACCGCGGTGGAGGACGGCATCCTGGCGACCCCTCCCGGAGCAAGGCTGCAGGTCAGCCCGGCCATGTGGAAGGACGCCGCGGGGGCGTCCATCGGCGCGGTGGACGGTGCGCTCGGGAAATCGCGCGCGCTGGGCGCCGAGGACGCCAAGAAGACCTCTGACGAGACCCTGCTGCGCCTCGCCGTCATCGGCGCCGTCGGCCTGGTCGCGATCGTCCTGACGGCGCTGCTCATGCTCCGCTTCGGCCGCCGCATCAGCCGCGACCTGCTGGGCCTGCAGCGCACCGCGCGCGCCCTGGCCGAGGAGCGGCTGCCCGACGTCGTGCGTCGGCTGAGCCGCGGGCACGAGGTCGACGTGGCGGCGGAGGCCCCGCCGCTGGAGGTCGGCAGGACGGCCGAGGTGTTCAACGTCGCGGCGGCGTTCTCGTCCGTGCAGCGCACCGCCGTTCAGGCCGCCGTCGGCCAGGCCGAACTGCGCGCCGCGGTCAACCAGGTGTTCCAGAACCTGGCGCGGCGCAACCAGTCGCTGCTGCACCGCCAGCTGGCGATGCTGGACACGCTGGAGCGCAAGGCCTCCGACCCGGACGCGCTGGCCGACCTGTTCGCCATCGACCACCTCACCACCCGCATGCGGCGGCACGCCGAGGGTCTGATCATCCTGTCCGGCGCCGCGCCCGGTCGCGGCTGGCGCCACCCGGTCGGCATCCTGGACGTGCTGCGCGGCGCCATCGGCGAGATCGAGGACTACGCCCGCGTCGAGGTGGTCAGCACGGCGGAGGAGGCCATCATCGGCTCCGCCGTCGCCGACATCATCCACCTGCTGGCCGAGCTGATCGAGAACTCGACCGTCCTGTCGCCGCCGAACACGCCGGTCGAGATCGACGCCGGGCTGGTGGGCCAGGGGTTCGTGGTGGAGATCCAGGACCGCGGCCTGGGGATGAGCCCGGACAAGCTGGCGGCCGTCAACGAGCAGCTCGGCCGCGAGCCGGAGTTCGATCTGACCAACGGCGACCAGCTCGGGCTGTTCGTCGTCGGGACCCTCGCGCACCGGCACGGGATCAAGGTGGCGCTGGAGCCGAACTCCTATGGCGGCCTCAAGACCATCGTGCTCCTGCCGCGCTCGCTCGTCGTGTCGGCGGACCGGGCCGGCCGCGCGGACGACACCGGCACCCGTCAGGCGGGTGTACCTGCGACCGCCCCGGCCGGTACCGTTCCGGACGGGACCGTGCCGCCGGCGGCTTCCGACCCTCGGGACAACATCGGCCGCGACACCCAGGAGTATGCGATGGACTCCGTTGGACGACACCGCGTCGGCAGAACCGAGACCCGCGGTGACCAGGACCCGTTCGGCATGCCGCCGCCGCCCGAGCCGCCCGGCACGGCCGCGCCGCCGCCCGCCGAGCAGCCCGCGCAGACGGCGCCCACGACCGCGAACACCCATGCGGGAATGCCGCGTCGCGTGCGCCGCGCGAACCTGGCCCCGCAGCTGCTCGACGCCGCGTCGCCCGCCCAGGAGGAGAAGAAGCCCTCCGGGCAGGACGCGCGCTCGCCGGAGCGGGCCCGCTCGGTCATGGCCTCGATGCAGAGCGGATGGCGGCGCGGGCGGGCCGAGCCGCCACCGGCCCCGCCCGGCGGACGGAACGACGAGGGTGAGCGATGA
- a CDS encoding MFS transporter, which produces MAGRQTGRHRRPPDEQATYREVFAVGEFRALWLAQALSFVGDQLAQVALAVLVYDHTRSTLLTALMYALTYIPPIVGGPVLSGLADLFPRRTVMVVCDVLRAGLVAVMALVPMPVAGLAGLVFLTVLLGTPFSAARAAVMPDVLEGDRYVAGSAIASVTQQITQVLGFLVGGAAVAVVGTYEALGLDALTFGASAVVLIGGLRRRPAQRRREPQSLGLWRGTRDGVRLVFGDPVLRSLVLFAWLCAFYVIPEGLAVPYAATFGGGAVTAGLLLAAMPAGMVVGSLLFSRFVRPAKRLHVMGWMSMLACLPLIGAGAHPPLWCVVALWALSGVGGAYQLAANTAFVGAVPAAGRGQAFGLAQSGILAGQGVGILVGGAAAQVLGPETVVALAGVLGLSAAAILTLGWNQVRGGVIAGTREHAEPVVVTPSAGGGDELSGIPAS; this is translated from the coding sequence GTGGCGGGAAGGCAGACCGGCCGGCATCGTCGTCCGCCGGATGAGCAGGCGACCTACCGCGAGGTGTTCGCGGTGGGTGAGTTCCGCGCCCTCTGGCTCGCGCAGGCCCTGTCGTTCGTCGGCGACCAGCTCGCGCAGGTCGCGCTCGCCGTCCTGGTCTACGACCACACCCGTTCGACGCTGCTCACGGCCCTGATGTACGCGCTGACCTACATCCCGCCGATCGTGGGCGGGCCCGTGCTGTCCGGGCTGGCCGACCTGTTCCCGCGCCGGACGGTCATGGTCGTCTGCGACGTCCTGCGGGCCGGGCTCGTGGCGGTGATGGCGCTCGTGCCGATGCCGGTCGCGGGGCTCGCGGGGCTCGTGTTCCTGACGGTGCTCCTGGGGACGCCCTTCTCCGCGGCCCGCGCCGCCGTCATGCCGGACGTACTCGAAGGCGACCGATATGTGGCCGGGTCGGCGATCGCGAGCGTCACCCAGCAGATCACACAGGTGCTGGGCTTCCTCGTGGGCGGCGCGGCCGTCGCCGTCGTCGGCACGTACGAGGCGCTCGGCCTGGACGCGCTGACGTTCGGCGCGTCCGCCGTCGTCCTGATCGGCGGGCTCCGGCGGCGGCCCGCGCAGCGGCGCAGGGAGCCCCAGTCGCTCGGGCTGTGGCGCGGGACGCGCGACGGCGTGCGGCTCGTGTTCGGCGATCCGGTGCTGCGGTCACTGGTGCTGTTCGCGTGGCTGTGCGCGTTCTACGTGATCCCCGAGGGCCTGGCCGTCCCCTACGCGGCGACGTTCGGGGGCGGCGCGGTGACGGCCGGGTTGCTGCTGGCGGCGATGCCGGCGGGGATGGTGGTGGGCTCGCTGCTGTTCAGCCGGTTCGTCCGTCCGGCGAAGCGGCTGCACGTGATGGGGTGGATGTCGATGCTGGCGTGCCTGCCGCTGATCGGCGCGGGCGCGCATCCGCCGTTGTGGTGCGTCGTCGCGCTGTGGGCGCTGTCGGGTGTCGGCGGCGCCTACCAGCTCGCCGCCAACACCGCGTTCGTGGGGGCGGTGCCGGCGGCGGGACGCGGGCAGGCGTTCGGGCTCGCCCAGTCCGGCATCCTCGCCGGGCAGGGAGTCGGCATCCTCGTCGGCGGCGCCGCGGCCCAGGTGCTCGGGCCGGAGACGGTGGTGGCGCTCGCCGGCGTCCTCGGCCTGTCGGCCGCCGCGATACTGACCCTGGGCTGGAACCAGGTCCGCGGCGGCGTCATCGCCGGGACGCGCGAGCACGCCGAGCCCGTCGTCGTCACCCCCTCCGCCGGGGGCGGCGACGAACTGTCCGGCATCCCGGCGTCCTAG